In Bufo gargarizans isolate SCDJY-AF-19 chromosome 5, ASM1485885v1, whole genome shotgun sequence, the following are encoded in one genomic region:
- the LOC122939358 gene encoding olfactory receptor 6F1-like — protein MSPQAQQMSVDMIHVNQTKFFLVGFTLGPSAQNTVFLLFFVLYLISLIGNLSIITAVWLDKRLHTPMYFFLSSLAFLDIWFISSTVPKLLMILAYNSKIISISGCILQLYFYVSLGTIEFYLLAVMSVDRYVAISHPLRYHSIITNKVCLSLVLISWVFGFITFIYPTMLMFGLSFCGPYEVNHFFCDSSAVVKISCSDIHQFDMVFASFASAVILGSFCLTLISYCNILFTILMIPSKRGKIKAFSTCASHFTVVSLVYGSAIFIYVRPVESSSPDLNKVVALLNSVMTPVLNPFIYTLRNRQVQQVFREIGMKFVPNKSSILLK, from the coding sequence ATGTCACCGCAAGCTCAACAGATGTCTGTGGATATGATTCATGTCAACCAAACAAAATTTTTCCTGGTTGGTTTTACACTTGGTCCTAGTGCACAGAACACTGTCTTCTTACTGTTTTTTGTACTTTACTTGATATCTCTGATTGGAAACTTGTCAATCATTACTGCTGTCTGGTTGGACAAGCGCCTCCATACTCCCATGTATTTCTTCCTAAGCAGCTTGGCTTTTTTAGATATTTGGTTCATATCATCCACAGTCCCTAAATTGCTCATGATACTTGCCTACAACAGCAAAATCATTTCTATATCTGGTTGTATCCTGCAGTTGTATTTCTATGTGTCATTAGGTACTATAGAATTTTATCTTTTAGCTGTCATGTCAGTGGATCGTTATGTAGCAATTTCTCATCCATTGAGGTATCATTCAATCATTACGAACAAGGTCTGCCTTTCGTTAGTGTTAATATCCTGGGTATTTGGATTTATTACTTTTATCTATCCCACAATGTTAATGTTTGGTTTGTCTTTCTGTGGTCCATATGAGGTCAATCATTTCTTCTGTGATAGTTCAGCAGTTGTAAAGATAAGTTGCTCTGATATACATCAGTTTGATATGGTTTTTGCCAGCTTTGCCTCAGCTGTGATTTTGGGTTCTTTCTGTCTCACATTAATTTCCTATTGTAATATTCTCTTTACCATATTAATGATACCCTCTAAAAGGGGAAAAATCAAAGCTTTCTCAACTTGCGCCTCTCATTTCACAGTGGTCTCATTGGTTTATGGCAGTGCCATCTTTATCTATGTGCGACCAGTTGAGAGTTCCTCTCCTGACCTAAACAAAGTTGTTGCCCTTCTTAATAGTGTCATGACACCAGTGCTTAATCCATTTATTTACACTTTGCGGAATAGACAGGTTCAACAAGTCTTCAGGGAAATAGGGATGAAGTTTGTTCCTAATAAAAGTTCCATTCtactaaaataa